Part of the Oncorhynchus kisutch isolate 150728-3 linkage group LG2, Okis_V2, whole genome shotgun sequence genome, CATCATCAAAACATCTGACATTATCTTGACTGACTTACAACTACACTATATTTGTGTGAGGGAAAAGTAAATATAATTGAAACTGCCATGATAAAATGAAACTAAATACATTATCTTATTTCTGAGAAGTTGTCAATTTGCAAGGTCCCATTAAGAAAACAGTAGCTACGTAAACAAAGACAAGTCGGTGTACTTTTGGCTCTCATCATTTCTTTTGGAAATAACTCTCCATCCTCAAACCCAAACTCAGATATAATATGGACACATGACATGCGAGAATCAGCACTTTTATATTGTTTTCTGTTGAACTACTATATTCCTGTCAGTCGCAACAAAAAAACACTGATTGATATCCACCCCTTGACATTGAGTcccaataaaaatgtatttgctaGCAGCGTCTTTTGATTGTGTCTTCTTTAAGCTTAACTTACTGCCTTTAAAGAGTTATCATAATCTACATGATAATAAATAACCATGACTAAGAGGCAGGAAAGCAAAGGAGCAGCAAAACAATtcattacaaataaatacattaaaccATCCATTTGAAGATCTAAGACACCAAAGGGCACTCCAAGGCAGAGCTTCTGTGATACTGACTCACAGACTTGGCAGTTTCATAACCAGAAAGAAACTTTAGCAGAGCGCTAGGATCACACTGAAGCTGAGAAAGAGATAAAGATAGAGATAGTAGACAGAAAAGgatagagcgatagagagagattgacagaggcagagagagaaagagtaccatGTGAGATGATTCTGGAGGTGATCACCagtgacctctctctgtgtgggtggccAGGGTAAGACCTCACCAGCGGGCCACCTGGCTGGTGTAGTCTTCAGTGGTTGTGGCCAGGTCGCCTCCACCCCCGTACCCCCGGCGTCTGGGGAGTGAGGCCCTGCTCTGCTCCCTCTGCTCCCGAAGCCATCGGCGCTCCTCACGCCTCTTCAATCGCTCCGCCTGGTGCTCGCGCTGGCGGGTGTATTGGAAGCGCTGGAGGAACAGGTCCTTGGCATACTCGTACAGCTGCACGTCCAGATAGTTGAGCTCCTCGATGCGACGGCGCACAGCCTCGCTCAGGTCCACGTTGGCGGCGCGCGTGCTGTTGATCTGAGTGAAGGCGGCGATGAAGCGCAGGCTGAACGTCCGCTCAAACAGGTACTGCGTCTTGCGCTGGAACTCTGTCAGTCCGTAGAAGGCCATGTTCTTCAGGTTGTTCATGGCGCTGCCCAGCAGGATGTGGTTGCGATCGCTCTCGTTCATGGAGGACAGGTTGTAGCAGCCTACCAGGTTGAGGTCGGCCAGCATGCGCACCTGTCGGTTGTTGGCCAGGTTGGACGGGCAGTCCATGAACTCGGTTAGGGTGACGCCCGACCAGTCGTCCCCGCTGTAGCAGGTGGGCAGTTCGTCCTGTGTGGGCGAGCGCCCGTCACACATGTGCAGGGAGGTCTTCCAGGTGGCACCTCGCTGCACGTGCTTCCACTCGCTCAGGTAGCGGGAGACGGGGTCACGCAGCATGGTTATGTAGTAGAAGTCCCTGCAGCCAAAACAAACACAGTCAGAGAGCTACGAACACATCAACATCACACAGGCCTACGCAGCATTGTACTGACAGATGGTGACTTTTGTGACTGGGTATCGCACTTCAAGGTTGGATGCTAATTACCAAACTGAAACTTCAGAGAGATTATCAGAGGTCTTTTTCCCTATTGTCCTTGAACACAAAAGTGATTTATCGTGTCAATGGTAGGGGAATATCAACAGAGTTATGGGTGTTTT contains:
- the LOC109902608 gene encoding heparan-sulfate 6-O-sulfotransferase 3-B-like; translation: MDDKSNKLILVPILAVLFVMIGYQYICPAGSNSCHFKTGENLRGVSILSTQYRTNEDFYTELEDDSPPKLPSKFNFTERDLQRHVDFNIKGYDVIVFLHIQKTGGTTFGRHLVRNIRLEQPCDCKPGQKKCTCHRPGKEESWLFSRFSTGWSCGLHADWTELTNCVPVIMDKKEAQKNKRDFYYITMLRDPVSRYLSEWKHVQRGATWKTSLHMCDGRSPTQDELPTCYSGDDWSGVTLTEFMDCPSNLANNRQVRMLADLNLVGCYNLSSMNESDRNHILLGSAMNNLKNMAFYGLTEFQRKTQYLFERTFSLRFIAAFTQINSTRAANVDLSEAVRRRIEELNYLDVQLYEYAKDLFLQRFQYTRQREHQAERLKRREERRWLREQREQSRASLPRRRGYGGGGDLATTTEDYTSQVARW